One Fibrobacter sp. genomic window, TGGGAATAATGTCCGTCATGAAATCCCTGATAGGATGCCTTACGGTGGAAGAAGCAGTCACTTCAATCATAAAGAGGAAGTGATCGCCGAAATGCAATGTGGGTTGAGTCGCCAATTCCACAGCAGCCCATCCATCACCTTTATTCACGCCATCCAAAACGCCAACTCGCGCTTCGTAATAGTTGGAGAAGACCTTTGCAATGTAGTGTTCCTTGCCATAAGTCAAAATGACTGCGGTTCTGTCATTACGGTTCAAGCCAAAATAACCATCCAATTCAATAAAGCCAGAACTACCCAGACGATAACGGCCACCGAAATCGATGGATGCAACCACATTACCAAGACGGTTGTAGGCAAAAAGATCAATCTTGGCACCAAGGTCCCAATCCTTTGCAACCTGTCCAACAAGATTGATGGGGAAAAGTACTTCATCACCAAAATCAGACTGAAGGCCAACGCCAGCAGCCAATTTCGGTGCCGGACGACCATCGGGTCCAAAAGTGTAGCGCATATTCCAAATTCTATCTACGGCAAAAGAACTTGAGGCGAGCATACCCACCACAAGGCACACGATAGATACTAAAGACAAACGACTCCTATCCATATAACCCAAACTTAATTAATTTTCAGCCAAAAAGGCACTCTGTTTGCTAAATTTGGGTCAAAGTGTAAGAGGTTTTTAACATGATTGAGCCGCGTCCAGAATTATCTAAGCTTTCTGACTACGTTCCTGGCAAGTCCATGGACGAAATTCGAGCAAAATATGGTCTTACCGATGTGGTAAAGCTGGCTTCCAACGAAAATCCGCTGGGTCCCTCCCCCAAGGCCAAGGAAGCCTACCTGAAGATTGTGGACACCTTGCATCTGTATCCTCGCGGCGACGCCCCCACCTTGATTAACGCCTTGGCTGATTTCTATGGCGTAAACACAAACCAGCTGGTGCTGGGCAACGGCTCCGACGAAATCATCGACATGGTAGGCAAGGCCTTTATCCGCCAGGGCGACAACTGCGTGGGCATTACCCCCACCTTCAGCGTCTACAAGTTCACCACCCTCTCCAACGGTGCCGAATTCATCGGTGTTGGTGAAGGCGATCAGAAAACCGATTTGAATAAGCTGGCCGCAGCCATCAACGACAAGACTCGCGTGGCATTTATCTGCAGCCCCAACAACCCCACTGGCGTTTACTACACTGGCGATGAGCTGAAGGAATTCCTGGATAAGGTTCCCGCAAACGTGATGGTATTCCTGGATGAAGCCTACGCTGAATTTGCAACAGCAGCTGATTACCCCCGCATGTTCGACATGTTGGCCCAGTACCCCAACTTGCTTATCAACCGTACCTTCAGCAAGATCTACGGTCTGGCAGGCATCCGTCTGGGCTACGCCATTTCCAGCGAGCAGATCATCAAGGCCATGTGGAAAATCAAGCCGCCTTTCGACAT contains:
- the hisC gene encoding histidinol-phosphate transaminase, which gives rise to MIEPRPELSKLSDYVPGKSMDEIRAKYGLTDVVKLASNENPLGPSPKAKEAYLKIVDTLHLYPRGDAPTLINALADFYGVNTNQLVLGNGSDEIIDMVGKAFIRQGDNCVGITPTFSVYKFTTLSNGAEFIGVGEGDQKTDLNKLAAAINDKTRVAFICSPNNPTGVYYTGDELKEFLDKVPANVMVFLDEAYAEFATAADYPRMFDMLAQYPNLLINRTFSKIYGLAGIRLGYAISSEQIIKAMWKIKPPFDINLAAQAAAIAALSDKYHVERTRQLNADGIKILKPFFEGLGFKVLPTQGNFICVHIGPKAKEMVQFLEENGMIIRGLTSFGLPEHVRITLGKPEENKFLMDLVEKWAKQV